One stretch of Chryseobacterium scophthalmum DNA includes these proteins:
- the dusB gene encoding tRNA dihydrouridine synthase DusB, with amino-acid sequence MIKIGNIELPEFPLLLAPMEDVSDPPYRRLCKLHGADLMYSEFISSEGLIRDAMKSRKKLDIFDYERPVGIQIFGGDEEAMAMSARIVETVNPDLVDINFGCPVKKVVCKGAGAGVLKDVDMMVRLTKAVVSSTSLPVTVKTRLGWDSNSINIDEVAERLQETGIKALTIHARTRGQMYKGEADWEHISRIKQNPNIEIPIFGNGDIDSPEKALEYKNKYACDGIMIGRAAIGYPWIFNEIKHFFKTGENLAAPTISDRLLAVRQHAEWSAEWKGEKLGLIEMRQHYSNYFRGIPHFKDFRRKFLEVYTLEEMDAVIHETQEFYEEYQAQQA; translated from the coding sequence ATGATTAAAATTGGCAATATAGAACTGCCGGAATTTCCGCTTTTGTTGGCTCCGATGGAAGATGTGAGTGACCCTCCATACAGACGTTTATGCAAATTGCATGGAGCAGATTTGATGTATTCGGAGTTTATTTCTTCTGAAGGCTTAATTCGTGATGCGATGAAGAGCAGAAAAAAGCTGGATATTTTCGATTATGAAAGACCGGTTGGAATTCAGATTTTTGGTGGTGATGAAGAGGCAATGGCGATGTCTGCAAGAATTGTAGAAACTGTAAATCCTGATTTGGTAGATATTAATTTCGGATGTCCTGTAAAAAAAGTGGTTTGTAAAGGAGCCGGTGCAGGTGTTTTGAAGGATGTTGACATGATGGTTCGTTTAACGAAAGCGGTAGTGAGTTCTACAAGTCTTCCAGTAACGGTGAAAACCCGTCTGGGATGGGACAGCAATTCTATCAATATTGATGAAGTTGCCGAACGTCTTCAGGAAACAGGAATCAAAGCTTTAACCATCCATGCGAGAACGCGTGGACAAATGTATAAAGGTGAAGCAGATTGGGAACATATTTCCAGAATTAAGCAAAATCCTAATATTGAGATTCCTATTTTCGGTAACGGAGATATAGATTCTCCCGAAAAAGCTTTAGAATATAAAAATAAATATGCGTGTGACGGTATTATGATCGGTCGTGCTGCAATTGGATATCCGTGGATTTTTAATGAAATAAAGCATTTCTTTAAAACAGGTGAAAACTTGGCTGCTCCAACTATTTCAGACAGATTATTAGCCGTTCGTCAACATGCTGAATGGAGTGCTGAATGGAAAGGTGAAAAGTTGGGATTAATTGAAATGAGACAACATTATAGCAATTATTTCCGTGGAATTCCACATTTTAAAGATTTCAGAAGAAAATTCTTAGAAGTATATACTTTGGAAGAAATGGATGCTGTTATTCATGAAACTCAGGAGTTTTACGAAGAATATCAAGCTCAACAGGCATAA
- the deoC gene encoding deoxyribose-phosphate aldolase: MMNIAQYLDSTYLKTPQQSGISEEETLQIVKDLAQEAIDYHIFAVMIRPDYVAEIKSFLNEKKSNVIVGTVIGFHEGTYSLDEKLAQATKAINDGADELDFVINYEAYLNGNLELVKDEFLRCTQLCIQNQKIAKWIIEIAALTDAKIADLTNNISTWAEENFNEKDLENIFVKSSTGFYQTENGKPNGATFEGIKIMLDNAGKLPVKAAGGVRTPEDAEKMIKLGVKRIGTSSALALIKNDSSSEGGY, from the coding sequence ATGATGAACATTGCTCAATATTTAGATTCAACTTATTTAAAAACTCCACAGCAATCAGGAATTTCTGAGGAAGAAACATTGCAGATTGTGAAAGATTTGGCTCAGGAAGCAATAGATTATCACATTTTTGCCGTAATGATTCGTCCTGATTATGTTGCTGAAATTAAAAGTTTTTTAAATGAAAAGAAATCTAATGTAATTGTAGGAACGGTAATTGGTTTTCATGAAGGAACATATTCTCTTGATGAAAAGCTGGCTCAAGCAACCAAGGCGATCAATGACGGAGCAGATGAATTGGATTTTGTAATTAATTACGAAGCTTATCTTAATGGAAATTTAGAGCTTGTAAAAGACGAATTTTTAAGATGCACGCAACTATGCATTCAGAATCAAAAAATTGCAAAATGGATTATTGAAATTGCAGCTTTGACAGATGCAAAAATTGCAGACCTTACCAATAATATTTCAACTTGGGCAGAAGAGAATTTTAATGAAAAAGATTTAGAAAATATTTTCGTTAAATCTTCAACAGGTTTTTATCAAACAGAAAACGGAAAACCAAACGGAGCAACCTTCGAAGGAATCAAAATAATGCTTGATAATGCGGGTAAACTTCCCGTAAAAGCAGCAGGTGGGGTAAGAACTCCAGAAGATGCAGAAAAGATGATTAAACTAGGCGTTAAAAGGATTGGAACTTCTTCTGCATTGGCTCTTATAAAAAATGATTCTTCTTCAGAAGGAGGATATTAA
- a CDS encoding Lrp/AsnC ligand binding domain-containing protein: MRNTEDNTSYQLDQLDKEIIYMLMDNSKSSLAYISKQVGISTTAVHQRIKKLEVAGVIENSISFLNPRKIGYKVVSYIGMFLDQPSHYPEVVKSLKEVNEVVEAHYTTGNYTIFLKVLCKDNDHLMLILSKLQKLKGVTRTETFISLEQGIYRQLKV, from the coding sequence ATGAGAAACACAGAAGATAATACGAGCTATCAATTGGATCAGCTAGACAAAGAGATCATATATATGCTGATGGACAATTCTAAAAGTTCTTTGGCGTATATATCTAAACAAGTAGGGATATCTACCACTGCCGTGCATCAAAGAATTAAAAAGCTTGAGGTAGCGGGAGTTATAGAGAATTCTATCTCATTTTTGAACCCAAGAAAAATAGGATACAAAGTAGTATCATACATCGGAATGTTTCTTGACCAGCCAAGTCACTATCCTGAGGTTGTAAAATCTTTGAAAGAAGTAAATGAAGTGGTAGAAGCACATTACACCACAGGAAATTATACTATTTTTCTGAAAGTCTTATGCAAAGACAATGATCATTTAATGCTGATTTTAAGCAAACTTCAGAAGCTGAAAGGCGTTACAAGAACCGAAACTTTCATATCTTTGGAACAAGGTATTTACAGACAACTGAAAGTATAA
- a CDS encoding endonuclease/exonuclease/phosphatase family protein, with protein MELFAFYNVENLFLPDPPQIHKLDPTRSGLRNWDDRKYRTKLSKIAHVFRLMKEENGILPALIGLCEVSGKKVLEDLVKLDPFSSQYGIVHYNSLDERKVDVALLYDKSKVEILDSEAITFFFEIVDNRPDNYDTTRDVLFAKVKFKEEIMNVFVAHLPSKREKDINQPKRNFIMNEIHNRILNIINKDQEHVILCGDFNQNPDDENLIKILYDSTQNRVLHNPFQKLFSTKKYSTFHYKSGLLFDQIMLSDSFFKADATLSFQEAKVFNPESMSTRNKGFEGRPFRTYAGTRYLGGFSDHFPVLVAFKKN; from the coding sequence ATGGAGCTTTTTGCTTTTTACAATGTTGAAAATTTATTTTTGCCCGATCCGCCGCAGATTCATAAACTCGATCCTACAAGATCAGGATTACGAAACTGGGACGACAGAAAGTACAGAACTAAGCTTTCAAAAATTGCTCATGTTTTTCGTTTAATGAAGGAAGAAAACGGAATTTTACCTGCCCTTATCGGTCTTTGTGAAGTTTCCGGAAAAAAGGTATTAGAAGATCTGGTAAAACTTGATCCTTTCAGCTCTCAATACGGAATTGTACATTATAATTCCCTTGATGAGCGAAAAGTAGACGTTGCTCTTTTATATGACAAGTCTAAAGTTGAAATCTTAGATTCTGAAGCTATCACTTTCTTTTTTGAAATCGTAGACAACAGACCCGATAATTATGACACGACAAGGGATGTACTCTTTGCAAAAGTAAAATTCAAAGAGGAAATAATGAATGTTTTTGTAGCTCACCTTCCTTCGAAGAGAGAAAAAGACATTAATCAACCCAAAAGAAACTTTATTATGAATGAAATTCACAACAGGATTTTAAATATCATCAATAAAGATCAGGAACATGTCATTTTGTGCGGAGATTTTAATCAAAACCCGGACGATGAGAATTTAATAAAAATTCTTTATGACAGTACACAGAACAGGGTTTTACACAACCCTTTTCAAAAGCTGTTTTCAACTAAGAAATATTCTACTTTTCATTACAAATCCGGACTACTTTTTGACCAGATCATGCTATCAGATTCTTTTTTTAAAGCTGATGCAACATTATCTTTTCAGGAGGCAAAGGTTTTTAATCCTGAAAGTATGAGTACTAGAAATAAAGGTTTTGAAGGCAGACCTTTCAGAACATATGCAGGAACAAGGTATCTTGGTGGCTTTAGCGACCATTTTCCTGTTTTAGTAGCTTTCAAAAAAAATTGA
- the trmD gene encoding tRNA (guanosine(37)-N1)-methyltransferase TrmD produces the protein MRIDIISVLPELMESPFQTSILKRAVDKGIVEVHFHQLRDWSINKHRQIDDEPYGGGAGMVMMIEPIDKCISELKSQREYDEIIYLTPDGETLNQKIANTLSIKNNLIFLCGHYKGIDQRVRDLHITKEISIGDFVLTGGELAACVLADSIIRLVPGVLNDEQSALTDSFQDDLLSPPIYTRPESYKGLEVPKILLSGNFAKIEEWRHEQAVKITTEKRPDLLE, from the coding sequence ATGAGAATTGACATTATAAGCGTGCTTCCAGAATTAATGGAAAGCCCGTTTCAAACTTCTATTTTGAAAAGAGCAGTTGATAAAGGTATTGTAGAAGTACATTTTCATCAGTTGAGAGACTGGTCAATCAACAAACACCGCCAGATTGACGACGAACCTTACGGTGGTGGCGCTGGAATGGTAATGATGATTGAGCCTATAGATAAATGTATTTCTGAACTTAAATCTCAGAGAGAATATGATGAAATCATTTATTTAACGCCCGATGGAGAAACTTTAAACCAAAAAATCGCCAATACTTTATCGATTAAAAACAATCTGATCTTTTTGTGCGGTCACTACAAAGGAATCGATCAGCGTGTAAGAGATTTGCATATTACCAAAGAAATATCAATCGGAGATTTTGTTTTGACTGGTGGTGAATTGGCAGCTTGTGTTTTGGCAGATTCTATCATCCGTCTTGTTCCCGGAGTTTTGAATGACGAACAAAGTGCTTTAACAGACAGTTTTCAGGACGATTTACTTTCTCCTCCCATTTATACAAGACCTGAATCTTATAAAGGATTGGAAGTTCCAAAAATACTTTTAAGTGGAAATTTCGCTAAAATAGAGGAATGGAGACACGAACAAGCTGTAAAAATCACTACAGAAAAGCGCCCCGACCTTTTAGAATAA
- a CDS encoding NAD(P)/FAD-dependent oxidoreductase, translating into METREKVIIIGGGFAGLQLAKTLNNKNKKVIVLDRVNHHMFQPLFYQVACGRIEPSNISFPFRKIFQQSRNTQFRLTDVKSIDPGNNKVITDEAEFTYDKLIIATGCKTNFFGNKDLESKAFGMKNTQEAISIRNHVLMTFEKLILEKSRSDDGNWNIVIVGSGPTGVELAGAFSEMKKEILPRDYPYMNFDHLQIILVSSTEKPLAVMSPEAQEKSEKYLKELGVNFLSGEVVTDYDGNKVYMKSGKEIPSNNVIWAAGVTGNVIDGFPSENLVRNRYIVDRFNKVKGYDNIYAVGDIAYMETPKYPQGHPQVANVAINQAKNLGKNFLRKNKNEWVEYEYKDQGSLATIGKHRAVVDLPFIKFQGFLAWYFWMFLHLMLILSVRNKLAIFFNWMWSYFNKDSSLRLIISPSQKNNTQQ; encoded by the coding sequence ATGGAAACACGCGAAAAGGTTATCATCATTGGAGGAGGTTTTGCGGGATTGCAGCTTGCAAAAACGCTGAACAATAAAAATAAAAAGGTAATTGTTCTCGACAGAGTAAATCACCACATGTTTCAACCCCTTTTTTATCAGGTTGCATGCGGACGAATCGAGCCTTCCAATATTTCTTTTCCTTTCAGAAAAATCTTTCAGCAATCCAGAAATACACAATTTCGTTTAACGGATGTAAAATCTATTGATCCGGGCAATAATAAGGTCATTACAGACGAAGCAGAATTCACATACGACAAATTAATTATCGCCACCGGTTGTAAAACCAATTTTTTCGGAAATAAAGATCTCGAAAGTAAAGCTTTTGGGATGAAAAATACACAAGAAGCTATCAGTATCAGAAATCATGTTTTAATGACTTTCGAAAAACTGATTCTTGAAAAAAGCCGAAGTGACGATGGAAACTGGAATATCGTTATCGTAGGAAGCGGGCCAACCGGAGTAGAATTAGCCGGCGCTTTTTCAGAAATGAAAAAAGAAATTCTTCCGCGAGATTATCCTTACATGAATTTTGATCACCTTCAAATTATTCTTGTAAGTTCTACCGAAAAACCACTTGCCGTAATGAGCCCTGAAGCTCAGGAAAAATCTGAAAAATATTTAAAAGAATTAGGAGTAAACTTCCTCAGTGGTGAAGTCGTAACCGATTATGACGGAAATAAAGTCTACATGAAAAGTGGCAAAGAAATCCCGTCGAATAATGTAATCTGGGCTGCAGGAGTTACAGGAAACGTCATTGACGGTTTTCCTTCAGAAAATTTAGTCAGAAATCGATATATCGTCGACCGTTTTAATAAAGTAAAAGGCTACGACAACATTTATGCTGTTGGAGATATTGCGTACATGGAAACTCCGAAATATCCTCAAGGTCATCCTCAAGTTGCGAATGTTGCCATCAATCAGGCAAAAAATTTAGGCAAAAACTTTCTGAGGAAAAACAAGAACGAATGGGTTGAATATGAGTATAAAGACCAAGGTTCATTAGCAACCATCGGAAAACACAGAGCCGTTGTAGATTTACCATTTATAAAATTTCAGGGATTTTTAGCCTGGTATTTTTGGATGTTCTTACATTTAATGCTTATTTTGAGCGTCCGAAATAAACTGGCGATATTTTTTAATTGGATGTGGAGCTATTTTAATAAAGATTCTTCCTTACGTCTGATTATTTCGCCATCTCAAAAAAATAATACGCAGCAATGA
- a CDS encoding glycoside hydrolase family 25 protein — protein MSPKKYTKKTAKNIHKSRRKNYFLRRKIVLLILVIALIGTGLYLKQSISYYYALYFNKFAHKKLKNSESETLRIQKIISNNLDKTYGFDISHYQNKEDIKWDSLSIGNKTIPLEFVVMRATMGNRNADKNFDEFWSSAKEHNLIRGAYHFYRADEDPVIQANNFLDNVKLESGDLPPVLDIEKIPKSKSKEKLIEDLKIWCKIVEETYGEKPIIYTYYHYYKDFLRGEFDGYPIWLANYNDVPEPSPEDQWNFWQFTENGIVYGINSKIDLNIYNGGVWSLKNLTLD, from the coding sequence ATGAGCCCTAAAAAGTACACCAAAAAAACTGCCAAAAACATCCACAAATCAAGACGAAAGAATTATTTTTTGCGTCGGAAAATTGTATTGCTCATCTTGGTGATTGCACTTATCGGAACAGGTTTATATCTAAAGCAATCAATCAGTTACTATTATGCTTTATATTTTAATAAATTCGCTCATAAGAAGCTAAAAAACAGCGAATCTGAAACTCTAAGAATTCAGAAAATTATTTCAAATAATTTGGATAAAACTTATGGTTTTGACATTTCCCATTACCAAAATAAAGAAGATATAAAATGGGATAGCTTAAGCATCGGGAATAAAACAATTCCGCTTGAATTTGTAGTGATGAGAGCAACAATGGGAAACCGAAATGCTGATAAAAATTTTGATGAATTTTGGTCTTCCGCAAAAGAGCATAACCTAATCCGTGGAGCGTATCATTTTTACAGAGCTGATGAAGATCCGGTAATCCAGGCAAACAATTTTTTGGATAATGTAAAGCTTGAAAGTGGGGATTTGCCGCCAGTTTTAGATATTGAAAAGATTCCAAAAAGTAAGTCGAAAGAAAAGTTGATTGAGGACTTAAAAATTTGGTGTAAAATTGTAGAAGAAACTTATGGTGAAAAACCTATTATTTACACCTATTATCATTATTACAAAGATTTTCTGAGAGGCGAATTTGATGGTTACCCGATCTGGCTTGCCAATTACAACGATGTTCCCGAACCTTCCCCTGAAGATCAGTGGAATTTCTGGCAATTTACAGAAAACGGAATTGTGTACGGAATCAATTCTAAAATAGATTTAAATATTTACAATGGTGGAGTTTGGTCGTTGAAAAACTTAACCTTAGATTAA
- the gap gene encoding type I glyceraldehyde-3-phosphate dehydrogenase → MSTIKVGINGFGRIGRLVFRAMTERSNIEVVGINDLINAEYMAYMLKYDSVHGVFPGEVSVEGNDLVVNGKKIRVTAEKDPSNLKWDAIGADYVVESTGLFLDKESAAKHIAAGAKKVILSAPSKDDTPMFVMGVNHTELTDDVKIFSNASCTTNCLAPLAKVIHDNFGIVEGLMTTVHATTATQKTVDGPSMKDWRGGRAALNNIIPSSTGAAKAVGKVIPSLNGKLTGMSFRVPTVDVSVVDLTVRIEKGASYEEICAVIKAASEGELKGILGYTEDAVVSQDFVGDKRTSIFDKDAGIMLSPNFVKLVSWYDNEMGYSNKLVDMLVHSSSL, encoded by the coding sequence ATGTCAACAATTAAAGTAGGTATTAACGGTTTTGGTAGAATCGGTCGTCTTGTTTTCAGAGCAATGACAGAAAGAAGCAACATCGAAGTTGTAGGGATCAACGACCTTATCAATGCGGAATACATGGCTTACATGTTAAAATACGATTCTGTACACGGAGTTTTCCCAGGTGAAGTTTCTGTAGAAGGGAATGACCTTGTGGTAAACGGTAAAAAAATCAGAGTTACTGCAGAGAAAGACCCAAGCAACCTTAAGTGGGATGCAATTGGTGCTGACTATGTAGTAGAATCTACTGGTTTATTTTTAGATAAAGAAAGTGCTGCAAAACATATTGCTGCAGGTGCTAAGAAAGTAATCCTTTCTGCTCCTTCTAAAGATGATACTCCAATGTTCGTAATGGGTGTAAACCACACTGAGCTTACAGATGATGTAAAGATCTTCTCAAATGCTTCTTGTACTACAAACTGTTTAGCTCCTTTGGCTAAAGTAATTCACGATAACTTCGGGATCGTAGAAGGTTTAATGACAACTGTACACGCTACAACGGCTACTCAAAAAACTGTTGACGGTCCTTCAATGAAAGACTGGAGAGGTGGTAGAGCTGCTCTAAATAACATTATCCCTTCTTCTACAGGTGCTGCAAAAGCAGTAGGAAAAGTAATCCCTTCATTGAACGGAAAATTAACAGGTATGTCTTTCAGAGTACCAACTGTTGACGTTTCTGTAGTAGATTTAACAGTGAGAATTGAAAAAGGTGCTTCTTACGAAGAGATCTGTGCAGTAATTAAAGCTGCTTCTGAAGGTGAATTGAAAGGTATTTTAGGATACACTGAAGATGCTGTAGTTTCTCAGGATTTCGTAGGAGATAAGAGAACTTCTATCTTCGATAAAGATGCTGGTATCATGCTTTCTCCAAACTTTGTGAAACTTGTTTCTTGGTATGACAACGAAATGGGTTACTCAAACAAATTGGTTGATATGTTGGTTCATTCTTCTTCTTTGTAA
- the pfkA gene encoding 6-phosphofructokinase, which produces MKESAVKKIAVLTSGGDSPGMNAALRAVVRTANYYNIECYGVREGYNGLIHDDFLKMGARSVKNIINQGGTILKSARSVEFRTKEGRQKAFENCQKLGIDGLVCIGGDGTFTGAKIFSEEFGIRVIGVPGTIDNDIFGTDNTIGYDTALNTAMDAIDKIRDTATSHNRVFFVEVMGRDAGFIALNSGLATGALDILIPERKDSIEDLFGKFRNAEKTGKASSIVVVAEGEKLANVYELAEKTKAEFPDYDIRVAVLGHMQRGGSPSCADRVLASRLGYGAVVGLMNGETNVMAGMRSNDLTYTPIEEAIKKHNEINKDLLLISEILAI; this is translated from the coding sequence ATGAAAGAAAGTGCTGTAAAAAAAATTGCAGTTCTTACTTCGGGAGGAGATTCTCCGGGTATGAACGCAGCATTAAGAGCAGTTGTAAGAACTGCAAATTACTATAATATCGAATGTTACGGAGTAAGAGAAGGCTACAATGGTCTTATTCACGATGATTTCCTGAAAATGGGAGCTCGTTCTGTAAAAAATATAATCAATCAGGGTGGTACGATTCTTAAATCTGCCCGTTCCGTGGAATTCAGAACCAAAGAAGGACGTCAAAAAGCTTTTGAGAACTGCCAGAAATTAGGAATTGATGGTTTAGTTTGTATTGGCGGAGACGGAACTTTTACCGGAGCAAAAATCTTTAGTGAAGAATTTGGAATCAGAGTAATTGGTGTACCGGGAACGATCGACAACGATATTTTCGGAACCGATAATACCATTGGTTATGATACTGCTTTAAATACAGCAATGGATGCTATCGATAAGATCCGTGATACAGCAACTTCTCACAACAGAGTTTTCTTTGTTGAAGTAATGGGGCGTGATGCAGGATTTATTGCGTTAAACAGTGGTTTGGCAACCGGAGCTTTAGATATCCTTATTCCTGAAAGAAAAGACAGCATTGAAGATTTATTTGGAAAATTCAGAAATGCTGAAAAAACAGGAAAAGCATCAAGTATCGTTGTTGTTGCAGAAGGTGAAAAACTTGCTAATGTGTATGAATTAGCAGAAAAAACAAAAGCAGAATTTCCTGATTATGATATCCGAGTAGCAGTTTTAGGTCATATGCAAAGAGGAGGTTCACCAAGTTGTGCAGACCGAGTTTTGGCAAGCAGACTTGGTTATGGAGCCGTAGTCGGATTAATGAATGGTGAAACCAATGTAATGGCAGGAATGCGTTCTAATGATTTAACGTACACTCCTATTGAAGAGGCCATTAAAAAACATAATGAAATCAATAAAGATCTTTTATTAATTTCAGAAATTTTAGCAATCTAA
- a CDS encoding S8 family peptidase: MKKCVFYVFAAFALYSCSTEEMQTNAVETEIVQTDPLSARQINDQINQTTKTKGRFSWNEASSHFLWSGIVQGNKIASIGFGNSKDDFDKSKSSNSEALQQEILDVIQQYEGKNERVLLASDEFLNQMDVYIEKQETVIALRKLKSIRYFEPADYRYFENENKINGTVAKSSGSSSGCGLESTALSASDYTTVTPNAKAPWSFAKHNITSAWNYSTGAGVTIGLIDSGVSFNQSLLSGSFNNGSSSGRTISKNGVYVDSVWPWSSGYDGADDKCGHGTSMASAMAAPRNNQGQPVGVAYNANLISYRAASNVVLDGYHEQEGVKIAFTNLGNTASVKIISMSMGHIFSVGKIEDGVKYAYSKGKLIFCAGGTSTNFTTFVGVIFPAWMPETQAITGVKENTSNQKCDVCHSGSEIDFTYQMERASGNNIPVLSYYNAQTDYVGGSSVATASTAGIAALVWSKNPSWTRDQVLNKMRQSATYYPTKNADYGYGNINVLQAVQ, from the coding sequence ATGAAAAAATGTGTATTTTATGTATTCGCAGCTTTTGCGTTGTATTCTTGTTCTACTGAAGAAATGCAGACCAATGCAGTTGAAACAGAAATTGTACAGACAGATCCGCTGAGTGCAAGACAAATCAACGATCAGATCAACCAAACTACCAAAACGAAAGGAAGGTTTTCCTGGAACGAAGCTTCATCACACTTTTTGTGGAGCGGAATTGTTCAGGGAAATAAAATAGCTTCCATTGGTTTCGGAAATTCAAAAGATGATTTTGATAAAAGTAAATCTTCTAATTCGGAGGCTTTACAACAGGAAATTTTAGATGTCATTCAACAATATGAAGGGAAAAACGAGCGAGTTTTGTTAGCTTCTGATGAATTTCTAAATCAAATGGATGTTTATATCGAAAAGCAGGAAACAGTAATTGCTTTGCGAAAATTAAAATCAATCCGCTATTTCGAGCCTGCAGATTACCGCTATTTTGAAAATGAAAATAAAATCAATGGAACCGTAGCTAAATCAAGTGGAAGTTCTTCAGGTTGCGGATTGGAATCAACTGCTCTGAGTGCTTCAGATTACACTACCGTAACTCCCAACGCAAAAGCACCTTGGTCATTCGCAAAACATAATATTACCAGTGCATGGAATTACAGCACAGGAGCCGGAGTTACCATCGGATTAATCGATTCAGGAGTTTCTTTCAATCAAAGTTTGTTGAGTGGCAGTTTTAATAACGGTTCGTCTTCGGGAAGAACAATCAGTAAAAACGGAGTGTATGTAGATTCTGTTTGGCCTTGGAGTTCCGGTTACGACGGAGCGGATGATAAATGCGGTCACGGAACGAGTATGGCTTCTGCAATGGCAGCTCCGAGAAACAATCAGGGACAACCGGTTGGTGTTGCCTATAATGCAAACTTGATCTCTTATCGTGCAGCTTCTAATGTTGTTTTGGATGGTTACCACGAACAAGAAGGGGTGAAAATAGCCTTTACCAATCTTGGAAATACAGCAAGTGTGAAAATTATTTCAATGTCAATGGGACATATTTTCTCAGTCGGAAAAATTGAAGATGGTGTAAAATATGCTTATTCTAAAGGTAAACTGATTTTCTGTGCAGGTGGAACTTCTACAAACTTTACAACATTTGTCGGCGTAATTTTCCCTGCTTGGATGCCGGAAACTCAGGCAATAACAGGAGTGAAAGAAAATACTTCTAATCAGAAATGTGATGTTTGCCACTCAGGAAGTGAGATTGATTTTACCTATCAAATGGAAAGAGCTTCTGGAAATAATATTCCTGTGTTAAGTTATTATAATGCACAAACCGATTATGTAGGCGGTTCTTCTGTGGCAACTGCTTCTACTGCGGGTATTGCCGCATTGGTTTGGTCTAAAAACCCGTCATGGACGAGAGATCAGGTTTTAAATAAAATGAGACAGTCTGCAACCTATTATCCAACCAAGAATGCAGATTACGGATATGGAAATATTAATGTTTTACAAGCTGTACAGTAG